One stretch of Falsibacillus pallidus DNA includes these proteins:
- a CDS encoding glycerate kinase — MNVLIACDTFKGSLSSYEVGKAAETAIKKVIPEAKTVISPMADGGEGTIEALLQSTNGHEVEVDVHDPLMRPIKVKYAVIHQDDRDVAYIECARSSGLSLLPKQLQNPFNTNTYGLGEQIKDAIKRGYRDIVVSLGGSATNDGGLGMMQALGWHLYDVSGTLMGMRGNPIMQAVRLSDEDVIPELKDCLITAASDVTCPFYGERGAAYVFAKQKGASDVEIGELDLAMRKLANLFEKTYGKDVQNIPGSGAAGGLGGAISAPLNGTIKFGVDQVIELTSLESKIKEADLIITGEGSIDYQSLMGKVPLGVGKIAKKHNKKVIAIAGRIDSELTLHNHFLDGIFSIQTECRTIEEALDPAITKQQVETTVEQLIRLLR; from the coding sequence ATGAATGTTTTAATTGCGTGCGATACATTTAAAGGTTCTTTATCATCATATGAAGTTGGAAAAGCGGCTGAGACCGCCATAAAAAAAGTGATTCCAGAAGCGAAGACCGTCATTTCACCTATGGCAGACGGAGGAGAAGGGACAATCGAAGCCCTCCTTCAAAGCACAAATGGCCATGAAGTGGAAGTAGACGTCCATGACCCGCTGATGCGGCCAATCAAAGTGAAATATGCCGTCATCCATCAAGACGACCGTGATGTCGCCTATATCGAATGTGCAAGGAGCAGCGGCTTGTCCCTGCTTCCTAAACAGCTGCAAAATCCATTCAACACTAATACATATGGACTCGGCGAACAAATCAAAGATGCCATCAAGCGCGGTTATCGGGATATTGTCGTTTCCCTGGGCGGGAGTGCAACAAACGACGGGGGCCTTGGAATGATGCAAGCGCTTGGCTGGCATCTATACGATGTATCCGGCACTTTGATGGGGATGCGGGGCAACCCGATAATGCAAGCCGTCCGTCTTTCTGATGAAGACGTCATCCCTGAACTGAAGGACTGCCTAATCACCGCTGCTAGCGATGTCACCTGTCCTTTTTATGGGGAGAGGGGAGCAGCCTATGTATTCGCCAAGCAAAAAGGGGCATCCGATGTAGAAATCGGGGAACTCGACCTGGCGATGAGAAAACTAGCGAATCTATTTGAAAAGACCTACGGAAAGGATGTCCAGAACATCCCTGGTTCAGGGGCAGCCGGGGGGCTTGGCGGCGCTATCTCCGCACCATTAAACGGTACAATAAAATTCGGCGTCGACCAAGTCATCGAACTCACCAGTCTGGAAAGCAAGATTAAAGAAGCAGATCTCATCATTACGGGTGAAGGAAGCATAGATTATCAATCCTTGATGGGTAAAGTGCCCCTTGGTGTCGGAAAGATTGCCAAAAAACACAATAAAAAAGTGATTGCCATTGCCGGCAGGATTGATTCTGAATTGACCCTGCACAATCATTTTCTCGACGGCATCTTCTCCATTCAAACCGAATGCCGAACTATTGAGGAAGCGCTTGACCCGGCAATTACGAAGCAGCAGGTGGAAACAACCGTAGAGCAGCTTATTAGATTATTAAGATGA
- a CDS encoding FAD-dependent oxidoreductase translates to MNKQYDVVIVGGGPAGINAAIAAGRMNVTVLLVERYGFLGGMSTAAMVYPWMTFHDYKGRQVIKGIAEEIVGRLQEQGASPGHLRDTIGFVRTVTPYKQEEYKLLALEMAKEAGVDILLHSFVDEVKVSGNSIESIVLSTKSGRMTIEGKTFIDCTGDGDLCHLAGAKMQVGRVDDGLTQPMTMKFRMNGVDLDAVKKYMIDHPDEFYSKSLIEEIKSGVHPLTVVQGFYPQWKKAGLPINRDHVLFFTGPGEDEVLINCSRVQGYDGTKAEDLTKAEFEGRKQVFMLAEFFKEYVPGFEKAGIASIAPQIGVRETRRILGEYVLTAEDVTNGTKFEDRIAMSAYPIDIHDPKKDYVTFAEVGGDGTFDIPYRCLLPKEIENVLAAGRCISTTHEAFATTRLTPSAMATGQAAGTAASIAVKEGVRPKDINISSLQKILKDNDVILD, encoded by the coding sequence ATGAACAAACAATATGATGTAGTCATTGTTGGTGGAGGTCCGGCAGGGATAAATGCTGCCATTGCTGCAGGAAGAATGAATGTGACGGTGCTCTTGGTCGAACGCTATGGATTCCTTGGCGGGATGTCGACAGCTGCCATGGTTTATCCTTGGATGACGTTTCATGACTATAAAGGAAGACAGGTCATCAAAGGAATCGCTGAGGAAATTGTAGGACGGCTCCAGGAGCAGGGTGCTTCACCGGGGCATTTGCGGGATACGATTGGATTTGTCCGCACTGTCACTCCTTATAAACAAGAAGAATACAAGCTGCTTGCTTTGGAAATGGCCAAGGAAGCAGGTGTGGATATTCTGCTGCACAGTTTTGTGGATGAAGTGAAGGTGAGCGGGAACAGCATCGAAAGCATTGTTCTATCTACTAAATCAGGGAGAATGACGATTGAAGGAAAGACATTTATTGATTGTACCGGAGACGGGGACCTCTGTCATTTAGCGGGTGCAAAGATGCAAGTCGGACGAGTGGATGACGGCCTCACTCAACCTATGACCATGAAATTCAGAATGAACGGCGTTGACTTGGATGCGGTTAAAAAATATATGATCGATCATCCTGATGAATTTTATTCGAAGTCATTGATTGAGGAAATCAAGTCGGGTGTCCACCCTTTAACAGTTGTCCAAGGCTTTTATCCGCAATGGAAAAAAGCAGGGCTTCCGATCAATCGGGATCATGTCTTGTTTTTTACTGGCCCCGGGGAAGATGAAGTGCTGATTAATTGTTCCAGGGTGCAAGGGTATGATGGGACGAAGGCAGAGGACCTGACGAAAGCAGAGTTTGAAGGAAGAAAGCAAGTGTTTATGCTGGCGGAATTTTTCAAAGAGTATGTTCCCGGATTCGAAAAAGCGGGGATAGCTTCTATTGCTCCTCAAATCGGAGTGAGGGAAACACGGAGGATACTGGGAGAATACGTTCTGACGGCAGAGGACGTGACAAACGGAACAAAATTCGAAGACAGGATCGCCATGAGTGCCTATCCAATCGATATCCATGACCCGAAGAAAGATTACGTAACGTTTGCGGAGGTTGGAGGCGATGGAACATTCGATATCCCGTACCGCTGCCTGCTGCCCAAGGAAATTGAAAACGTACTGGCTGCGGGACGCTGCATTTCAACCACCCATGAAGCATTTGCCACAACGAGGCTGACCCCAAGTGCGATGGCAACGGGACAGGCTGCCGGTACTGCTGCTTCCATCGCAGTAAAAGAGGGAGTCCGGCCAAAGGATATAAATATATCTTCTTTGCAAAAAATCTTAAAGGACAATGATGTAATTTTAGATTAA
- a CDS encoding FAD-dependent oxidoreductase yields MVDVLIAGGGLGGCAAALAACSQGCRVLMTEETDWIGGQVTSQAVPLDEHPWIEETGCTQTYRLYRRKIRDYYFRSMPLSLSVDNLAKTFNPGNALVSNIAHDPRVSLQVLYEMLSPYLLTGKLEILLNTVVKRVKKRGKRIEAATLRTAGGAAEIHVKCGLFLDATETGELLPLSETEYVTGAESKKETGEPHAGEEADPHNIQAFTHVLAMEYREGEDHTIKEPEMYSFWKSFHPDIWPNPLLSFTAPHPITLENREYSLFGEDGKFSLWNYRRIFDNKQFNLGDAGDVALLNWPQNDYFLGNVYDVANDEKKKHLFGAKQLSLSLFYWLQTEAPNPSGGTGFPGLKLRGDVMGTRDGFAKAPYIRESRRLKAEYTIREQDVSPEFNSGYGKGYEDSIGVGSYSIDLHPSMSGKTYIDIPALPFQIPLGALIPRETENLLPCCKNIGTTHITNGCYRLHPVEWNIGEACGHLAAYCIQRKVNPKTVRENKSHLQKYQETLRTSGIQLHW; encoded by the coding sequence ATGGTAGATGTACTCATTGCCGGCGGCGGGCTTGGCGGCTGTGCCGCTGCACTTGCAGCATGTTCCCAAGGCTGCCGGGTGCTGATGACGGAAGAAACTGATTGGATAGGTGGTCAAGTTACTTCCCAAGCAGTTCCTTTGGATGAACACCCTTGGATTGAGGAAACAGGATGTACACAAACCTATCGATTATACCGCAGGAAAATACGGGACTATTATTTCCGCAGCATGCCGTTATCTTTATCCGTTGACAATCTTGCGAAAACGTTCAATCCAGGAAATGCACTTGTAAGCAATATAGCGCATGATCCAAGGGTTTCTTTGCAAGTTCTATACGAAATGCTTTCACCTTATCTACTGACTGGAAAGCTGGAAATCCTGCTGAACACAGTTGTCAAAAGGGTTAAAAAAAGGGGAAAGAGAATCGAGGCTGCAACCCTTCGAACAGCAGGGGGAGCAGCAGAGATTCATGTTAAGTGTGGATTGTTTTTAGATGCCACAGAAACAGGAGAACTTCTTCCTCTCTCAGAAACAGAGTATGTTACGGGGGCTGAGTCAAAAAAAGAGACGGGTGAACCGCATGCAGGAGAAGAGGCTGATCCCCATAATATACAAGCGTTTACGCATGTGCTGGCAATGGAGTATCGAGAAGGGGAAGATCATACGATAAAAGAACCTGAAATGTATTCATTTTGGAAATCTTTTCATCCTGATATTTGGCCAAATCCGTTGTTGAGTTTCACTGCACCACACCCCATAACACTTGAAAATCGAGAGTACTCCCTGTTCGGTGAAGACGGAAAGTTTTCTCTATGGAACTATCGAAGGATTTTTGACAATAAGCAATTCAATCTGGGAGATGCAGGGGATGTCGCTTTATTGAATTGGCCCCAAAATGATTACTTTTTGGGGAATGTGTATGACGTGGCTAATGATGAGAAAAAAAAGCACTTATTCGGCGCCAAACAGTTAAGCCTATCCTTGTTTTATTGGCTGCAGACCGAAGCGCCGAATCCATCCGGGGGGACCGGTTTTCCTGGTCTCAAGCTTAGAGGAGATGTCATGGGAACACGCGATGGCTTTGCAAAGGCTCCGTATATTAGAGAATCCAGAAGGCTTAAAGCCGAGTATACCATCAGGGAGCAGGATGTTTCTCCGGAATTTAACAGCGGATATGGAAAGGGGTATGAAGATTCAATTGGGGTGGGGTCATACAGCATCGATCTCCATCCAAGCATGTCAGGGAAGACCTATATCGATATACCGGCACTTCCTTTTCAAATCCCGCTTGGTGCATTGATTCCAAGAGAAACGGAAAATCTGCTTCCATGCTGTAAAAACATTGGCACCACGCATATAACCAACGGATGCTACCGGCTGCACCCAGTTGAGTGGAACATCGGAGAAGCCTGCGGCCATCTGGCTGCCTACTGTATTCAGCGTAAAGTGAATCCAAAAACTGTGCGCGAAAACAAAAGCCACTTGCAGAAGTATCAAGAAACACTGCGAACCAGCGGCATTCAGCTCCACTGGTGA